One segment of Thermosynechococcus sp. HN-54 DNA contains the following:
- a CDS encoding R3H domain-containing nucleic acid-binding protein has translation MVELTAGQRQVTDDLDQLLAILPPPLGQSLTHHPQREELLEIVLDLGRLPEARFVHSTQYLAETPVSREMLQYAVDRVGEFSGDNRAGIERTLHRISALRNRQGTIIGLTCRVGRAVFGTIGMIRDLVESGQSILLLGRPGVGKTTALREIARVLADELHKRVVIIDTSNEIAGDGDIPHPAIGKARRMQVARPELQHQVMIEAVENHMPQVIVIDEIGTELEALAARTIAERGVQLIGTAHGNQIENLMKNPTLADLVGGIQSVTLGDEEARRRGTQKSVLERKAPPTFQIAVEMLERDRWAIHLDVAASVDLLLRGRQPAPEIRSIAADGSVVISRPELSPQRSEAKPLPQRPSWRDSGQMLPVVDGNKEPLRANFAQLLERTLDAPTVGPNGEELPLHVFPYAVSRHHLEQAVRTLNLPIVVTKDIDQADVILTLRSHLKGESKLRHLAHIHHLPVHAIKTNSMAQIVRGLRHLLGIEDPSPAESADLSLFSPTGSDDELEALEEARLAVEEIVIPKGQVVELLPRSANIRRMQHELIEHYQLTSCSFGEEPNRRLRIYPNLSR, from the coding sequence ATGGTTGAATTGACTGCTGGACAACGCCAAGTTACCGACGATCTCGATCAACTATTGGCCATCCTCCCACCGCCCTTGGGGCAGTCTCTCACCCATCACCCCCAGCGGGAAGAACTCTTAGAAATCGTCCTTGATTTGGGGCGACTGCCAGAAGCGCGGTTTGTCCACAGTACGCAATACCTTGCCGAGACGCCCGTCAGCCGTGAAATGTTGCAGTATGCCGTGGATCGGGTGGGTGAGTTTAGTGGTGACAATCGCGCCGGCATTGAGCGTACCCTCCACCGCATTAGTGCGTTGCGCAATCGCCAAGGAACCATCATTGGCTTGACCTGCCGGGTGGGGCGGGCGGTCTTTGGCACCATTGGGATGATTCGCGATTTAGTCGAAAGTGGCCAGTCGATTTTGCTCTTGGGGCGTCCCGGCGTGGGTAAAACCACGGCACTGCGGGAAATTGCCCGTGTCTTGGCGGATGAGCTGCACAAACGAGTGGTGATTATTGACACCTCCAATGAAATTGCGGGCGATGGCGACATTCCCCACCCAGCAATTGGCAAGGCGCGGCGGATGCAGGTGGCGCGTCCGGAACTTCAGCATCAAGTGATGATTGAGGCGGTAGAAAACCACATGCCCCAAGTGATTGTGATTGATGAGATTGGCACAGAGTTAGAGGCGCTTGCCGCACGGACAATCGCGGAACGGGGGGTACAACTGATTGGTACAGCCCACGGCAATCAAATTGAGAACCTAATGAAAAACCCGACCCTTGCGGATTTGGTGGGCGGCATTCAATCGGTCACTTTGGGGGATGAAGAAGCGCGGCGGCGCGGCACCCAAAAAAGTGTGCTCGAACGCAAAGCTCCCCCCACCTTTCAAATTGCGGTGGAAATGCTAGAGCGCGATCGCTGGGCTATCCATCTCGATGTAGCTGCCAGTGTGGATCTCCTGTTGCGGGGTCGCCAACCGGCTCCTGAAATTCGCAGTATTGCTGCCGATGGCTCAGTGGTGATTAGCCGCCCCGAACTTTCCCCCCAGCGCTCAGAGGCTAAACCCCTGCCTCAGCGTCCCTCTTGGCGCGACAGTGGCCAGATGCTACCCGTGGTTGATGGCAATAAAGAACCCCTAAGAGCTAATTTTGCCCAGCTGCTTGAAAGAACCTTGGATGCTCCCACAGTTGGTCCCAATGGTGAGGAACTGCCCCTCCATGTTTTTCCCTACGCCGTCAGCCGCCACCATTTAGAGCAAGCGGTTCGCACCCTCAACTTACCTATCGTGGTGACTAAAGACATTGATCAGGCGGATGTGATTTTAACACTCCGCTCCCACCTCAAAGGGGAAAGCAAGCTACGGCACCTTGCCCATATTCATCACCTGCCGGTGCATGCCATCAAAACCAACAGCATGGCACAAATTGTGCGGGGACTGCGGCATCTACTTGGCATAGAAGACCCTAGCCCAGCGGAATCGGCAGATCTCTCCCTCTTTAGCCCAACGGGGAGTGATGATGAATTGGAGGCGCTTGAGGAGGCACGCTTGGCAGTTGAAGAAATTGTCATTCCCAAGGGTCAAGTTGTGGAGTTATTACCGCGATCGGCCAACATTCGGCGAATGCAACATGAACTGATTGAGCACTACCAACTCACTTCCTGTAGCTTCGGTGAAGAGCCAAACCGACGGCTGCGGATTTACCCAAATCTATCGCGTTAA
- a CDS encoding chemotaxis protein CheB: MKEMDGLALTRQLMARYPRPILVISVAAGETETAFQLLQVGAIDVFPKPSSGLLADYDRTQLLNKIRVLAGMRVFTRPLRPTPPSTTSVAGPPLPKGHSSSNLAIVGIGASTGGPQAIAKVLQPLSATFPLPIVCTQHISSGFLGGLIGWLSQDTQLRVTVAVATAGEMPQPGVVYFAPDHLNLEIDRRGKFCLTPAAANERHCPSVNAMFRSLAAYYGDAVVGVLLTGMGDDGAAGMQAIASVGGITIAQNEATSVIFGMPKEAIALGAVQHVLPIDRMGASLQALVNP; encoded by the coding sequence GATCAGTGTGGCAGCAGGAGAAACAGAAACGGCCTTTCAGCTGTTGCAAGTAGGGGCGATTGATGTGTTTCCCAAGCCGAGTAGTGGTCTGCTAGCCGACTACGACCGCACCCAACTGCTGAATAAAATTCGGGTGCTGGCAGGCATGAGAGTGTTTACCCGTCCCCTACGCCCCACCCCTCCTAGTACCACTAGCGTTGCAGGGCCACCGCTGCCCAAGGGTCACTCATCATCAAACCTCGCTATTGTCGGAATTGGTGCTTCGACTGGGGGTCCCCAAGCCATTGCTAAAGTCTTGCAGCCACTGTCTGCGACATTCCCTCTACCGATTGTCTGTACCCAGCATATTAGTTCTGGCTTTCTCGGCGGTCTGATTGGTTGGTTGTCTCAAGACACTCAACTGCGGGTGACGGTGGCAGTGGCAACTGCGGGCGAGATGCCTCAGCCCGGCGTCGTGTATTTTGCGCCGGATCATTTGAATTTAGAAATTGATCGCCGCGGCAAGTTTTGTCTGACACCCGCTGCGGCCAATGAACGACATTGTCCCTCGGTAAATGCCATGTTTCGCTCCCTAGCAGCTTACTATGGTGATGCCGTTGTTGGGGTCTTGCTCACAGGAATGGGAGATGATGGTGCAGCGGGGATGCAGGCGATCGCCAGTGTTGGTGGCATCACAATTGCCCAGAACGAGGCCACTAGCGTGATTTTTGGCATGCCCAAGGAGGCCATTGCCCTCGGTGCCGTGCAGCATGTTTTGCCCATTGACCGCATGGGTGCCTCTTTGCAGGCACTGGTGAATCCCTGA
- the ldpA gene encoding circadian clock protein LdpA, with protein MADFAAPLAALAAHRWFKLINGASFQDVAQIYNLTLAYALAGADCIDVAADAAVIHAANEALTVAEGLGAARPLLMVSINDGADPHFRKATFDPSRCPPACDRPCERICPAAAIRFDEPLQGVVRDRCYGCGRCLPLCPFGLITTHEQPAVFEHITPLIAKGTLQALEIHTQPQRNSAFAQLWQRVRPWVRHLQVLAISCPPGEGVIDYLRWINEQIQPLECALIWQADGRPMSGDIGDGATRATIQFGQAILGANLPGFVQLAGGTNDHTVAKLRAMGLLAPRGIAGVAYGSYARKRLAPFHALAEQPWQTIPSVLAAAVAEAATLVSSLKSVPSPSVPYG; from the coding sequence ATGGCTGATTTTGCTGCCCCTTTAGCGGCTTTAGCGGCACATCGTTGGTTCAAACTCATTAACGGTGCTAGTTTCCAAGATGTTGCCCAAATCTATAACCTGACCTTGGCCTATGCACTAGCAGGCGCTGATTGTATTGATGTGGCCGCCGATGCGGCAGTGATTCACGCGGCCAATGAGGCTTTGACAGTGGCTGAAGGCCTCGGTGCAGCCCGACCCCTGCTGATGGTGAGCATCAATGATGGAGCTGACCCGCATTTTCGGAAGGCAACATTTGATCCGAGTCGCTGTCCACCTGCCTGCGATCGCCCCTGTGAGCGGATTTGTCCTGCGGCGGCCATTCGCTTTGATGAACCCCTGCAGGGGGTAGTGCGCGATCGCTGTTATGGGTGTGGTCGCTGTTTACCCCTGTGTCCCTTCGGCTTAATTACGACCCATGAGCAGCCAGCGGTTTTTGAGCACATCACTCCGCTCATTGCCAAAGGCACCCTTCAAGCCCTCGAAATCCACACCCAACCCCAACGCAATAGTGCTTTTGCCCAACTTTGGCAGCGCGTCCGCCCTTGGGTTCGACATTTGCAGGTGCTAGCCATTAGTTGTCCCCCCGGAGAGGGAGTCATTGACTATTTGCGCTGGATTAATGAGCAAATTCAGCCCCTTGAGTGTGCCCTCATTTGGCAAGCAGATGGGCGTCCTATGAGTGGCGACATTGGCGATGGCGCAACCCGAGCCACCATTCAATTCGGCCAAGCGATTTTAGGGGCAAATTTACCCGGATTTGTTCAACTGGCGGGCGGCACAAATGACCATACGGTTGCTAAACTCAGGGCAATGGGATTGTTAGCCCCACGGGGAATCGCTGGTGTCGCCTATGGTAGTTATGCCCGCAAACGCCTTGCACCGTTTCATGCACTGGCTGAGCAACCATGGCAAACGATTCCCTCTGTCCTTGCAGCGGCTGTTGCCGAAGCAGCTACCCTAGTGTCTTCTTTGAAATCTGTCCCGTCACCCTCTGTACCCTATGGTTGA